Sequence from the Bacteroidales bacterium genome:
ATTCTATTGCTTTGCTTGTTTTGTTTTGAGAAAAATTAATATGACCAAAATTCATAAAAACATGTTTATCTTTATTATTTATTTTTACAGCTTTATTAAAATACAGCTTTGCTTTTTGTATATTTCCTGTTATTAAATATGTATAACCAACACTATTCCATGCTCTGTCATTGTCCGGTTCTGTTTCAACAGTTTTTTTATAACATCTTATTGCTTGTTTATAGTTTTTTTGTTTAAAAAAAGAATTTCCCATATTATACCAAATTCTACTGTTATCCGGTTTTATTTCAACAGCTTTCTTATAACATTTTATTGACTGTTTATATTTTTTTTTCTTACAGTAAACATTTCCCATATTATACCATGCAGAATCATCATCCGGTTTTATTTCAATGTGTTTTTTATAACATTTTATTGCTTGTTTATAGTTTTTTTTTCCGGCATAAGAAATTCCCAAATTATACCATATAAAATCACTATGCGGTTTTATTTTAAGAGCTTTTTTATAATATTTTATTGCATTATCCCATTGTTTTTTTTCTACATAATTACATGCGAGAATAAAATACATATTATAATCTCTGCCAAAATCAAATTTGTCGGATATTTGTAATGCTTCTTGTATTTTAGTTATAGATTCATCAAATTTATCTTCATAATAAAGCTCTTCCGCAAGGGAAATAAGTATATTTTTTGATGTATAGAAATTAAAATAACAGTCTGCCAAATCCCAAAAGCCCGGAGCTTCTTTTTGTGATTTTATTGTGATTTGCGTACCTAACGAAAAAAATAAAATTGCAGGAATGTCTCTAAACAAAATTTTGTGTTCTGCATTAACGGTTTCAGGTAAGGGCGATGCTACAGGCTTTCTGTTTTTGTACGTGTAAAAATGTTCTTCTAAACCGGAAATATGTATAATATGTTTTATTTTTTCATCTTCCAAAACCCTGTCAGGTAAGTTGTTCGCAATGTAAGTACTTATAGAATCTATTTCATTATCAGGCAAGCTAATATGCAATAATTCGTATTCCGGCAATTGCCGGATAATTGTTTTAAAAATTTCTTCTGCAACAAATTCATTTTCTAAATAGCCTACTATAAGAGCCGTTTTTTTGCGGTCAGTCAGCATAAAAATAAGCTCTTCAATTTCTTGCTTGTTATAATTAATAATATTTGACATTTGTTTTACTTTTCAAAATTCCATTCCTGTTTTAATTCGGCTAATATCGTATCCTTTATAATCATATTCATTATTTTTGTTTTTTAATAAACTTGATAAACTTTCATATCCCTTTCAATAAAAAAAATAATTAGTTTAATGTTTTTTGTCAGTCACCGTATTTCCGGTATTTACCGGTTTTCAATTTCAACTTTACTCTTTTTCCTGTTGGTATATAGAATCCGGACTCATCATTATATTCAAATTCATTGAAACTGATAATGTTTTCAACTTTGTCG
This genomic interval carries:
- a CDS encoding tetratricopeptide repeat protein, which translates into the protein MSNIINYNKQEIEELIFMLTDRKKTALIVGYLENEFVAEEIFKTIIRQLPEYELLHISLPDNEIDSISTYIANNLPDRVLEDEKIKHIIHISGLEEHFYTYKNRKPVASPLPETVNAEHKILFRDIPAILFFSLGTQITIKSQKEAPGFWDLADCYFNFYTSKNILISLAEELYYEDKFDESITKIQEALQISDKFDFGRDYNMYFILACNYVEKKQWDNAIKYYKKALKIKPHSDFIWYNLGISYAGKKNYKQAIKCYKKHIEIKPDDDSAWYNMGNVYCKKKKYKQSIKCYKKAVEIKPDNSRIWYNMGNSFFKQKNYKQAIRCYKKTVETEPDNDRAWNSVGYTYLITGNIQKAKLYFNKAVKINNKDKHVFMNFGHINFSQNKTSKAIEFYQKSLSLFEDKESFFTGMKDDYKYLKQYKVNKKKYFEIINSFKILT